One genomic window of Conger conger chromosome 7, fConCon1.1, whole genome shotgun sequence includes the following:
- the mogat3b gene encoding 2-acylglycerol O-acyltransferase 3b, whose protein sequence is MAQETTQWKDCVEKLSVLQWVLTFLLMGVCCSVLMLYLMFTSLWLFPVLYTTWMLMDWNTPERGGRRSEWVRSWKVWKHLRNYFPVKLVKTAELSPSRNYIMGSHPHGIMCVGAFSCFCTESSGFAQAFPGMRPALAVLAGLFRLPLYRDYVMSAGMCPVSRPSLQWLLSRSGVGNVVVIVIGGATESLSSAPGVNTVVMRQRKGFVRLALEYGADLVPVYSFGENEVFRQVLFSEGSVMRALQTTFKKVMGFAPCLFIGQSWGVLPYRVPITTVVGSPITVPQVSCPTEEMVDQYHQLYMEALSQLFHTHKTSCGLSHTHQLQII, encoded by the exons ATGGCGCAGGAGACGACGCAGTGGAAGGACTGCGTGGAGAAGCTGAGCGTGCTGCAGTGGGTCCTGACCTTCCTTCTcatgg gtgtgtgctgttctgtgttaaTGTTGTACCTGATGTTCACCTCTCTGTGGCTCTTCCCTGTGCTCTACACCACCTGGATGCTGATGGACTGGAACACACCTGAGAGAG ggggcaggcgATCTGAGTGGGTGAGGAGCTGGAAAGTGTGGAAACACTTGAGAAATTACTTCCCTGTGAAG CTGGTGAAGACGGCCGAGCTCAGCCCCAGTAGGAACTACATCATGGGGTCCCACCCCCACGGCATCATGTGTGTGGGGGCCTTTTCCTGCTTCTGCACGGAGAGTTCCGGATTCGCCCAGGCGTTCCCGGGAATGCGGCCGGCCCTGGCAGTCCTGGCCGGCCTGTTCCGGCTGCCCCTGTACCGGGACTATGTCATGAGCGCAG ggaTGTGTCCCGTCAGTAGGCCCAGTCTGCAGTGGCTGTTGTCCAGGAGCGGTGTGGGTAATGTGGTGGTGATAGTGATAGGGGGCGCCACTGAGTCTCTCTCCAGTGCTCCCGGGGTCAACACTGTGGTGATGAGGCAGAGGAAGGGCTTCGTCCGGCTGGCCCTGGAGTACGG GGCAGACCTGGTGCCGGTGTACAGCTTCGGGGAGAATGAGGTGTTCCGGCAGGTGCTGTTCTCGGAGGGCAGTGTGATGCGCGCACTGCAGACCACCTTTAAGAAGGTCATGGGGTTCGCGCCCTGCCTGTTCATTGGCCAGAGCTGGGGCGTCTTGCCCTATAGGGTCCCCATCACCACTGTCG tgggcAGCCCCATCACAGTTCCCCAGGTCTCCTGTCCCACAGAAGAGATGGTGGATCAGTACCACCAGCTGTACATGGAGGCTCTGAGCCAGCTCTTCCACACCCACAAAACCAGCTGcggcctgtcacacacacaccagctccagATCATCTAg